In Halopseudomonas nanhaiensis, a single window of DNA contains:
- a CDS encoding alcohol dehydrogenase catalytic domain-containing protein, translating to MRALTYHGNHDVRIETVDDPTIQHADDIIVRVTAAGICGADLHLYRGRGLPMKLGDIPGQEFIGEVAEVGADVTRVRKGERVVVPAVIACGECFFCKRNQHAACDVTAVSPKALRETDLRPGAALFGFGHAHGLVAGGHAEYVRVPRANVGPRSLPDTLSDEQAVFLGSSLAAAYQAVIQAGVGPGQSVAIFGAGPLGLLIAACARLLGAEQLLMVDHHAYRLAFARQHFDAIAINFDEVDAPEQAIIEHSPERRGADVVIDAVGFEARGSTLETVLNRIKFDPGSSIALRQCIAAVRRGGQVNITGAYWGATSNVALTEAFDKGVTLTMGQAHVHPYLDELVKHLEQGSLQPENIISHRMSLEEAAAGYLIFDKKQEECRKVILRP from the coding sequence ATGCGCGCGCTGACCTACCACGGCAACCACGACGTTCGCATCGAAACAGTAGACGATCCGACCATTCAGCATGCCGACGACATCATCGTCAGAGTGACCGCTGCCGGCATCTGCGGGGCCGACCTGCATCTGTACCGCGGACGAGGTCTGCCGATGAAACTCGGAGACATTCCGGGTCAGGAATTCATCGGCGAAGTGGCGGAGGTCGGGGCGGACGTCACTCGAGTACGCAAGGGCGAACGGGTGGTGGTGCCTGCAGTGATTGCCTGCGGCGAATGCTTTTTCTGCAAGCGCAATCAGCATGCAGCCTGTGACGTAACAGCCGTATCCCCCAAGGCATTACGCGAGACCGATCTGCGCCCCGGGGCAGCTCTGTTCGGCTTTGGCCATGCCCATGGTCTGGTCGCCGGTGGCCATGCCGAATACGTTCGCGTGCCCAGGGCCAACGTCGGCCCGCGGTCGCTCCCGGACACGCTGAGCGACGAGCAGGCGGTCTTTCTCGGCAGCAGCCTGGCTGCCGCCTATCAGGCTGTGATCCAGGCTGGAGTTGGTCCTGGCCAGAGCGTGGCAATTTTCGGGGCCGGCCCCCTTGGCCTGCTCATCGCCGCCTGCGCACGCCTGCTCGGTGCCGAGCAGCTGCTGATGGTTGACCATCATGCCTACCGCCTCGCCTTTGCCCGTCAACACTTCGATGCCATTGCGATCAACTTCGATGAAGTAGATGCCCCTGAGCAGGCGATTATCGAGCACAGCCCTGAAAGGCGCGGTGCCGATGTCGTCATCGATGCGGTCGGTTTCGAGGCACGGGGCAGCACGCTGGAAACCGTACTGAATCGAATCAAGTTCGATCCAGGCAGCAGCATCGCGCTGCGCCAGTGTATCGCTGCCGTACGCCGCGGGGGTCAGGTGAACATCACCGGCGCCTACTGGGGCGCGACGTCGAACGTTGCATTGACCGAAGCCTTCGACAAGGGTGTCACGCTGACCATGGGTCAGGCCCATGTTCACCCCTACCTGGACGAACTGGTCAAGCATCTCGAACAGGGCAGTTTGCAGCCGGAGAACATCATCAGTCATCGCATGTCTCTAGAGGAGGCTGCGGCCGGGTATCTGATTTTTGACAAGAAGCAGGAGGAATGTCGCAAGGTCATATTGCGGCCCTGA
- a CDS encoding Ku protein produces the protein MPRSIWKGAISFGLVHIPVGLVSATSSQGVNFDWLDKRSMDPVGYKRINKATGKEIDRDNIVKGVEYERGQYVVLSDDEIRTAHPKATQTIDIFAFVESREIPLPNIEKPYFLSPDKRGEKVYALLRETLVRTGKVALANVVVRTRQQLAALMPLDDALMLVMLRWPSEVRGIDYLDLTDAVKDVKLSKGELDMATRLVDDMTTSWQPEEYRDSFQERIMELVEEKAEKGEIESVDKDETSPDERRASNVTDLTELLKRSLAGKAPAKGGKSGGSAAGSKPAAKTSAKSTGKSAEKPAASPRKKVSGG, from the coding sequence ATGCCACGGTCGATATGGAAGGGCGCAATCAGTTTTGGTCTGGTGCATATACCGGTGGGATTGGTGTCGGCCACTTCCTCTCAGGGTGTGAACTTCGACTGGCTGGACAAGCGCAGCATGGACCCTGTGGGGTACAAGCGCATCAACAAGGCTACGGGCAAGGAAATCGACCGGGACAACATCGTCAAGGGCGTCGAATACGAACGCGGTCAGTACGTGGTGCTCAGCGACGACGAGATTCGCACCGCACATCCGAAGGCCACTCAGACCATCGACATCTTTGCCTTCGTCGAAAGCCGTGAGATACCGCTGCCCAACATCGAAAAACCCTATTTCCTCAGCCCGGACAAGCGCGGCGAGAAGGTCTATGCCCTCCTGCGCGAAACGCTGGTCCGAACCGGCAAGGTGGCGCTGGCCAATGTCGTCGTACGTACCCGCCAGCAGCTCGCAGCGTTGATGCCCCTCGACGACGCGCTGATGCTGGTCATGCTGCGCTGGCCTTCGGAGGTGCGAGGCATTGATTATCTTGATCTCACCGATGCCGTGAAGGACGTGAAACTGTCCAAGGGCGAGCTCGACATGGCCACCCGCCTGGTGGATGACATGACCACCTCGTGGCAGCCGGAGGAATACCGCGACTCGTTTCAGGAGCGCATCATGGAGCTGGTCGAGGAGAAGGCCGAAAAGGGCGAGATCGAATCCGTCGACAAGGACGAGACGTCGCCGGACGAGCGTCGAGCCTCCAACGTCACCGACCTCACCGAACTGCTCAAGCGCAGCCTGGCCGGCAAGGCGCCCGCCAAGGGCGGCAAGTCCGGCGGCTCGGCAGCTGGATCGAAGCCTGCGGCCAAGACCAGCGCAAAGTCGACCGGCAAATCTGCGGAGAAACCCGCCGCCAGTCCACGCAAGAAGGTTTCCGGCGGCTGA
- a CDS encoding MgtC/SapB family protein has product MSNWELILATTLNEFSDLSDLEEATRVTLRLLFAAMLGGILGFEREQQGKAAGLRTHMLVCLGSCLFVVAADLSGGMDDAMSRVVQGVIQGIGFLCAGTIIKGEHLSNVRGLTTAAGIWFTAAIGVAVGLGKEATALVSTGLALIVLHVLPLVFQRTDKSDH; this is encoded by the coding sequence ATGAGTAACTGGGAACTGATCCTGGCCACGACCCTTAACGAATTCAGCGACCTGAGCGATCTCGAGGAGGCGACGCGGGTCACGCTGCGGTTGCTGTTCGCGGCGATGCTGGGAGGCATTCTGGGTTTTGAGCGGGAGCAGCAGGGCAAGGCCGCGGGGTTGCGGACACACATGCTCGTTTGCCTGGGTTCATGCCTGTTCGTCGTGGCTGCCGACTTGTCCGGGGGTATGGACGATGCGATGAGCCGTGTGGTCCAGGGGGTCATTCAGGGTATCGGCTTTCTTTGCGCGGGCACCATCATAAAGGGTGAGCATCTGAGTAATGTCCGCGGCCTTACTACGGCAGCAGGCATCTGGTTTACTGCGGCGATAGGCGTCGCCGTGGGGTTGGGCAAGGAGGCTACCGCTCTGGTCAGTACCGGCCTTGCGCTGATCGTATTGCACGTTCTTCCCCTGGTATTTCAGCGCACCGACAAGAGCGACCACTGA
- a CDS encoding CaiB/BaiF CoA transferase family protein, translating to MPAAQPLSGLKVVELGTLIAGPFAARICAEFGAEVIKVESPDGGDPLRKWRKLYEGTSLWWFVQARNKRSLTLNLKHEDGVAILERLLADADILIENFRPGTLEKLGIDPVRLRALNPGLVIVRLSGFGQTGPMRDQPGFGAVGESMGGLRYITGFEDRPPVRTGISIGDSIAALWGVIGALMALRHREVNGGQGQIVDVALYEAVFAMMESMVPEFEVLGFVRERSGNIMPGITPSSIHTCADGKSVQIGANGDAIFRRFMRAIGRDDLAEDPDLADNAGRDARRDELYGVIDAWAASRTLREVLDILSAADVPASNIFSVEDMFRDPQYLARDMFLQGALPDGKPFTLPGIVPKLSDTPGSMRWSGPALGEHTAAILGELGFTTDQIEALRSAGAI from the coding sequence ATGCCCGCCGCCCAACCATTGTCCGGTCTGAAAGTCGTCGAGCTCGGTACGCTTATCGCCGGCCCGTTCGCCGCGCGTATCTGCGCCGAATTCGGCGCCGAGGTAATCAAGGTCGAGTCGCCGGACGGCGGCGACCCACTGCGCAAATGGCGCAAGCTGTATGAAGGCACGTCTCTGTGGTGGTTCGTGCAGGCGCGCAACAAGCGTTCGCTGACGCTCAACCTCAAGCATGAGGACGGCGTTGCCATTCTCGAACGGTTGCTGGCTGACGCGGATATCCTGATCGAGAACTTCCGGCCGGGCACGCTGGAGAAGCTGGGCATCGATCCGGTCAGGCTGCGAGCGCTTAACCCGGGCCTGGTGATCGTGCGCCTGTCCGGCTTCGGTCAGACTGGTCCGATGCGCGATCAACCCGGCTTCGGCGCGGTGGGCGAGTCGATGGGCGGGCTACGCTACATAACCGGGTTCGAGGACCGGCCTCCGGTGCGTACCGGCATTTCCATCGGCGACTCGATCGCTGCGCTGTGGGGGGTCATCGGTGCGCTGATGGCGCTACGTCACCGGGAGGTAAACGGGGGCCAGGGGCAGATCGTCGACGTCGCGCTCTACGAAGCTGTTTTCGCGATGATGGAAAGCATGGTGCCGGAGTTCGAAGTACTCGGCTTCGTACGCGAGCGTAGCGGCAATATCATGCCTGGGATAACCCCATCATCCATTCATACCTGCGCCGACGGCAAGTCGGTGCAGATCGGGGCCAACGGCGACGCCATCTTCAGGCGCTTCATGCGTGCCATCGGCCGCGATGATCTCGCCGAGGACCCCGACCTGGCAGACAACGCCGGGCGCGACGCCAGACGCGACGAGCTCTATGGGGTGATCGACGCCTGGGCGGCTTCCCGGACCCTGCGCGAGGTGCTTGACATTCTCTCGGCCGCCGACGTCCCGGCGAGCAACATTTTCTCGGTGGAAGACATGTTCCGTGATCCGCAGTATCTGGCCCGGGACATGTTCCTTCAGGGCGCCCTGCCCGACGGCAAACCGTTCACTTTGCCGGGAATCGTACCGAAGCTGTCCGATACACCCGGCAGCATGCGCTGGAGCGGTCCCGCATTGGGCGAGCATACAGCGGCGATTCTGGGCGAGCTGGGGTTTACAACAGATCAGATCGAGGCGCTGCGCAGTGCGGGCGCGATCTGA
- a CDS encoding NAD-dependent succinate-semialdehyde dehydrogenase, with protein MSLSRLNSPRLFRQQCYVNGEWIDARGGATIPVDNPANGEVIGTVPLLSDEEITATIDAAQKAFVQWRARTAQERADLLLRWYDLLIEHKDDIAVLMTLEQGKPLAESRGEVDYAASFVRWYAEEARRMYGETIPGAKPGQHIVVVREPVGVTAAITPWNFPAAMITRKAGAALAAGCSMIVKPANATPYTALAMALLAEEAGIPAGVFNVVTGKSSAIGKVFTSSPLVRKLSFTGSTEVGRELMAQAAEHIQKISLELGGNAPFIVFDDADIEKAVAGAMASKFRNTGQTCVCVNRFLVQSGIHNRFVSALAQAMADLKVGDGFEEGVNQSALINHDAVQKVNAHYRDAIEKGAIRVSGPEPTTDNGNFVHPLLLTDISADMQLCEEETFGPLAAVIRFDTEEQALQIANDTPYGLAAYFYTRDVHRVWRVAHALDAGIIGINEGAISNAAAPFGGVKESGLGREGSRHGLDEYTEIKYLCMGGE; from the coding sequence ATGTCACTCTCTCGCCTGAATTCCCCACGGCTGTTCCGCCAGCAATGCTACGTCAATGGAGAGTGGATTGACGCTCGCGGGGGAGCGACCATCCCCGTCGACAATCCTGCTAACGGCGAGGTCATCGGTACGGTGCCGTTATTGTCCGACGAGGAGATCACCGCCACCATCGACGCCGCGCAGAAAGCCTTTGTTCAATGGCGGGCGCGTACCGCGCAGGAGCGGGCCGATCTGCTGCTTCGCTGGTATGACCTGCTGATCGAACACAAGGACGACATTGCCGTGCTCATGACGCTCGAGCAGGGCAAGCCGCTGGCCGAGTCACGTGGTGAGGTGGACTATGCTGCCTCCTTCGTCCGCTGGTACGCCGAGGAGGCCCGGCGCATGTACGGGGAAACCATCCCAGGCGCCAAACCGGGCCAGCACATTGTCGTAGTCCGCGAGCCTGTCGGGGTCACCGCGGCCATCACTCCGTGGAACTTCCCTGCCGCGATGATCACGCGCAAGGCTGGCGCGGCCCTGGCGGCTGGCTGCTCCATGATCGTCAAGCCGGCCAATGCCACGCCTTACACTGCCCTGGCTATGGCTCTTCTGGCCGAGGAAGCGGGTATACCCGCCGGCGTGTTCAACGTCGTTACGGGCAAGTCGAGTGCGATCGGCAAGGTGTTCACCAGCAGTCCGTTGGTGCGCAAGTTGAGCTTTACCGGATCCACCGAGGTGGGCAGGGAGCTGATGGCGCAGGCCGCCGAACACATTCAGAAGATTTCGCTGGAGCTGGGCGGCAATGCTCCCTTCATCGTGTTCGACGACGCCGATATCGAGAAGGCGGTCGCCGGTGCGATGGCGAGCAAGTTTCGCAATACCGGGCAGACCTGTGTCTGCGTCAACCGCTTTCTGGTGCAGTCAGGCATCCATAACCGTTTCGTCTCCGCGCTGGCTCAGGCAATGGCTGATCTGAAGGTGGGCGATGGCTTCGAGGAAGGGGTCAACCAGTCTGCCCTGATCAACCACGATGCCGTGCAGAAGGTGAATGCTCACTACCGCGACGCGATCGAGAAGGGCGCAATACGGGTCAGCGGACCGGAACCGACCACAGACAACGGCAACTTCGTGCATCCTCTGCTGCTGACCGATATAAGCGCCGACATGCAGCTGTGCGAGGAGGAAACCTTCGGACCGCTGGCTGCGGTCATTCGCTTCGACACCGAAGAGCAGGCGCTGCAGATTGCCAACGATACGCCCTATGGTCTGGCCGCCTATTTCTACACGCGTGACGTCCATCGTGTCTGGCGCGTGGCGCATGCTCTGGACGCGGGCATCATCGGTATCAACGAGGGCGCCATCTCCAACGCCGCCGCCCCCTTCGGAGGCGTGAAGGAATCGGGGCTGGGCCGCGAAGGCTCACGCCATGGGCTCGATGAATATACGGAAATCAAGTACCTGTGCATGGGCGGTGAATGA
- a CDS encoding Rho termination factor N-terminal domain-containing protein, whose amino-acid sequence MPRGSKEKYTDKQQRKAEHIEESYEEKGVPAREAEARAWATVNKQSGGGNRTGGSGQKKSESAKHRDASQSAHRAVKTRRGEPRSDRSLESETKDELMRKARAKDIRGRSSMRKQELVDALKKAS is encoded by the coding sequence ATGCCCCGTGGAAGCAAAGAGAAATACACCGACAAGCAGCAACGCAAGGCCGAGCACATCGAAGAAAGCTACGAAGAGAAAGGCGTACCAGCCAGGGAAGCCGAAGCGCGAGCCTGGGCGACCGTCAACAAGCAGTCCGGTGGTGGTAATCGCACCGGCGGCTCCGGCCAGAAAAAAAGCGAATCGGCCAAGCATCGCGACGCCAGCCAGTCTGCCCACCGGGCGGTCAAGACGCGCCGCGGCGAACCCCGGTCGGACCGCTCACTGGAATCCGAAACGAAAGACGAGTTGATGCGCAAGGCAAGGGCCAAGGACATCCGTGGCCGTTCGAGCATGCGCAAGCAGGAACTGGTCGACGCCTTGAAAAAGGCGTCCTGA
- a CDS encoding SDR family oxidoreductase codes for MSDQTLPPQHQEQRPGREYRMDPEPVYYRDSYRPAGKLTGKVAVITGADSGIGRSIAVHFAREGAIVVMVYLEEHADAEETRRLVEACGTEMLYFAGDIIDEDLCKHVVDETLRKWGRIDILVNNAAEQHPQKQFEDITADQWEHTFRTNIFGMFQLTQKVLPHLNEGASIINTTSVTAYKGNPMLIDYSSTKGAIVGFTRSLSINLASRGIRVNGVAPGPIWTPLIPSTFTEDQVSSFGSNTPMGRPGQPAEVAPAYVYLASEDSSYMSGQVLHVNGGSVING; via the coding sequence ATGTCCGACCAGACGTTACCACCCCAGCACCAGGAGCAGCGCCCAGGACGGGAGTACAGGATGGATCCGGAACCGGTTTACTACCGTGACAGCTACCGCCCCGCAGGCAAACTGACCGGCAAGGTCGCAGTGATCACCGGCGCCGACAGTGGAATCGGCCGTTCCATCGCAGTTCATTTCGCCCGGGAAGGGGCCATCGTCGTGATGGTCTATCTCGAAGAGCACGCCGATGCCGAGGAAACCCGTCGGCTGGTGGAAGCCTGCGGTACCGAGATGCTGTATTTCGCCGGTGACATCATCGACGAAGACCTGTGCAAGCACGTGGTCGACGAGACGCTGCGCAAGTGGGGCAGGATCGACATTCTGGTCAATAACGCCGCCGAGCAGCATCCGCAGAAGCAGTTCGAAGACATCACCGCAGATCAGTGGGAGCACACCTTTCGCACCAATATCTTCGGCATGTTTCAGCTGACTCAAAAGGTGCTGCCGCACCTCAATGAAGGCGCGAGCATCATCAACACCACCTCGGTGACCGCGTACAAGGGTAATCCGATGTTGATCGACTACTCGTCTACCAAGGGCGCAATCGTCGGCTTCACCCGCTCGCTGTCGATCAATCTTGCCTCGCGAGGTATCCGCGTCAATGGCGTCGCACCCGGTCCTATCTGGACGCCGCTGATTCCCTCGACATTTACCGAGGATCAGGTCTCGTCCTTCGGCAGCAACACCCCTATGGGTCGGCCCGGCCAGCCGGCGGAGGTCGCCCCGGCCTACGTCTATCTGGCCAGTGAGGACTCCAGCTATATGAGCGGGCAGGTCCTGCACGTCAACGGCGGCAGCGTCATCAACGGTTGA
- a CDS encoding DUF4142 domain-containing protein, producing the protein MSKVRMLAMGLVTLGAAAAAYRVMADRKYFGPARFIDAASAKGIGEIEAARLALKKGESEAVRKFAQQMIEEHTTISRELRQIARNKGYEVAEEADLLSKTEEMLLNLRESAAFDQSYIKLQIASHEHALSLYRRAADFDDFEVSNFAIKTRPKLEQHLTMAKDIQNDSEQGKQSSGASAQRSGAAAGSASATGATAEKDVAAGTANSYASSDIGGTTHNSSGPNPGGGMPPNSAAGSSTGSTQGGAADSPTSIPGSPDKGPADQASRNLPGHTGGDR; encoded by the coding sequence ATGAGCAAGGTTCGTATGTTGGCCATGGGCCTGGTTACCCTGGGGGCTGCTGCCGCAGCCTACCGCGTCATGGCGGATCGAAAATATTTCGGTCCTGCGCGCTTTATCGACGCGGCATCAGCCAAGGGAATAGGCGAGATCGAAGCCGCTCGGCTTGCTTTGAAGAAAGGCGAATCGGAAGCGGTCCGCAAGTTCGCACAGCAGATGATCGAGGAGCACACCACGATCAGCCGTGAACTGCGACAGATCGCCCGCAACAAGGGCTACGAAGTGGCCGAGGAAGCGGACCTGCTCAGCAAGACCGAGGAAATGCTGCTCAACCTCCGCGAGTCGGCGGCATTCGACCAGTCCTACATAAAACTTCAGATAGCCAGTCACGAACACGCCCTGTCGCTGTATCGACGGGCGGCTGATTTCGATGACTTCGAGGTCAGCAACTTCGCAATCAAAACCCGTCCAAAACTGGAGCAGCATTTGACCATGGCCAAAGATATCCAGAACGACAGCGAGCAAGGCAAGCAGTCTTCCGGCGCGAGCGCGCAGCGCAGCGGCGCAGCGGCTGGCTCGGCCAGCGCTACCGGCGCCACTGCAGAGAAGGATGTCGCCGCCGGCACGGCCAACAGCTATGCCAGCAGCGATATTGGTGGTACCACTCACAACAGCAGCGGACCCAACCCGGGTGGTGGCATGCCGCCCAACAGCGCCGCAGGCAGTTCGACCGGTAGCACCCAGGGCGGGGCTGCCGACAGCCCCACCAGCATTCCGGGGAGCCCTGACAAGGGTCCGGCAGACCAGGCCTCGCGCAACCTGCCCGGGCACACCGGCGGCGATCGTTGA
- the mdoH gene encoding glucans biosynthesis glucosyltransferase MdoH: MVTRPSGATSRKMPRARSRWRLAALIRRLLLLVIVLTQTAAATWLMLSVLPYHGGNGLEVAMTAIFAVLFLWISLGFWIGVFGFWFRRIGDRHALLSQQSAETLGQTPLRRTAILLPIYHEPIDRTLGGLRSVYRSLERTGALEHFDFFILSDSRDPDVWLREQTAWAELCEELGAEGRLFYRRRTLNLNYKSGNIGDFLRRWGRHYEYMTVLDADSLMGGGALVRMVQLMERHQQVGILQTSPSLINGRSLFARVQQFANQLYGPLFTTGLASVQLGEAAFWGHNAILRIEPFMRHCGLRKLRGWGLFRGPITSHDFVEAAYMGRAGHEVWLEPGLAESYEESPPTLVDELTRDRRWAKGNMQHLWLLFAGRRLRMAHRFAMLNGIMSYLASPLWLIFLILTTIETARLVLLPIEYFPDPHQLYPQWPEWRPQRAIVLVSVTFSLLFFPKLLAALDAMLERRTRLYGGGARLIGSVLLEMLISALLAPIRMLTQARYVVEALFNFTLKWAGQNRTAEVRWGRAIVNQALGTLLALGWALFALWLDPMFFLWSLPVALPLIFAAPIFVMLSGAGLGDWLRKRRWLAVPEEIDGSPLIDDLQTGRPLDRLDDEYPAFCEAVLNPRVNLLHASLARDCRRGPRRERLEQLCHDCLEKGPKAISRVDQSRLAKDSTSLMWLHERAWNAPPSSPWGRLIRTRINLG, encoded by the coding sequence ATGGTCACGCGTCCGTCCGGGGCTACCAGCCGAAAAATGCCCCGTGCCAGGTCGCGCTGGCGACTGGCTGCGCTGATTCGCCGCCTGCTGCTGCTGGTGATCGTGCTGACCCAGACCGCCGCCGCCACCTGGCTGATGCTGTCGGTCCTGCCCTACCATGGCGGGAACGGCCTGGAAGTGGCCATGACGGCGATCTTCGCGGTGCTGTTTCTGTGGATATCGCTGGGCTTCTGGATTGGCGTATTCGGCTTCTGGTTCCGCCGTATCGGCGACCGGCACGCGCTGCTCAGCCAGCAGAGCGCCGAGACACTGGGCCAGACGCCACTGCGGCGCACCGCGATCCTCCTGCCGATCTATCACGAGCCCATCGATCGAACCCTTGGCGGCCTGCGCTCGGTCTATCGGAGTCTCGAGCGGACCGGGGCGCTGGAGCATTTCGACTTTTTCATTCTCTCGGACAGCCGCGACCCCGACGTCTGGCTGCGCGAGCAGACCGCCTGGGCTGAGCTGTGTGAAGAGCTGGGCGCGGAAGGCCGGCTGTTCTATCGACGGCGCACGCTGAACCTGAACTACAAGAGCGGCAACATCGGCGACTTCCTGCGTCGCTGGGGCCGCCACTACGAATACATGACCGTGCTCGATGCCGACAGCCTGATGGGCGGCGGCGCGCTGGTACGCATGGTCCAGCTGATGGAACGCCACCAGCAGGTGGGCATACTGCAGACCAGTCCCTCGCTGATCAACGGCCGATCCCTGTTCGCACGGGTCCAGCAATTTGCCAATCAGCTTTACGGCCCGCTGTTCACCACCGGACTGGCCTCGGTGCAGCTCGGCGAAGCCGCATTCTGGGGGCACAACGCCATTCTGCGCATCGAGCCCTTCATGCGTCATTGCGGTCTGCGCAAGTTGCGGGGATGGGGGTTGTTTCGCGGGCCTATCACCAGTCACGATTTTGTCGAGGCAGCGTACATGGGTCGGGCAGGTCACGAGGTGTGGCTTGAGCCAGGGCTTGCGGAAAGTTACGAGGAATCACCGCCGACGCTGGTCGACGAGCTGACCCGGGACCGACGCTGGGCGAAGGGCAACATGCAGCATCTGTGGCTGCTGTTCGCCGGACGCAGGCTGCGCATGGCGCATCGGTTCGCCATGCTCAACGGCATCATGTCCTACCTGGCTTCGCCACTGTGGCTGATCTTCCTGATTCTCACCACCATCGAAACCGCTCGCCTGGTGCTGCTGCCGATCGAGTACTTTCCTGATCCGCACCAGCTTTACCCGCAGTGGCCCGAGTGGCGACCGCAGCGAGCGATCGTGCTGGTCAGTGTGACGTTCTCGCTGCTGTTCTTTCCCAAGCTGCTGGCCGCGCTGGACGCCATGCTTGAACGTCGCACTCGGTTATACGGTGGCGGCGCGCGGCTGATCGGCAGCGTGCTGCTGGAAATGCTCATCTCGGCGCTGCTGGCGCCCATCCGCATGCTCACCCAGGCGCGTTACGTGGTCGAGGCGTTGTTCAACTTCACGCTGAAATGGGCCGGGCAGAATCGCACCGCTGAAGTGCGCTGGGGGAGGGCGATCGTCAACCAGGCGCTCGGGACGCTGCTCGCCCTGGGATGGGCCTTGTTTGCCCTGTGGCTGGATCCGATGTTCTTTCTCTGGTCGCTGCCCGTCGCACTGCCATTGATCTTCGCTGCGCCGATCTTCGTCATGCTTAGCGGCGCCGGCCTCGGCGACTGGCTCCGCAAGCGCCGTTGGCTGGCAGTCCCGGAAGAAATAGACGGCTCTCCGCTGATCGACGATCTCCAGACCGGGCGGCCTCTGGACCGACTGGACGACGAATATCCGGCCTTCTGTGAAGCGGTGCTCAACCCGCGCGTCAACCTGCTGCACGCATCGCTCGCCCGCGACTGCCGACGGGGCCCCCGCCGCGAACGGCTCGAGCAGCTCTGTCATGACTGCCTGGAGAAGGGACCAAAGGCCATTTCACGGGTAGATCAGAGCCGTCTTGCGAAGGATTCGACCTCTCTCATGTGGCTGCACGAGCGCGCCTGGAACGCACCGCCATCCTCTCCGTGGGGGCGTTTGATCCGAACCCGAATAAACCTCGGCTGA
- a CDS encoding PLD nuclease N-terminal domain-containing protein has product MEPVFLIAIAGLLIICIDLWLITSISKSGKSQQAKVGWALVVVLLPVIGWILWGRFGPRGMAQVPESPEHSKG; this is encoded by the coding sequence ATGGAACCTGTATTCCTGATTGCCATTGCCGGCTTGCTGATCATCTGCATCGACCTCTGGCTGATCACCAGCATTTCCAAAAGTGGCAAGAGCCAGCAGGCGAAAGTAGGGTGGGCACTGGTGGTGGTGCTGCTACCGGTAATCGGCTGGATTCTCTGGGGGCGCTTCGGCCCGAGGGGCATGGCTCAGGTCCCGGAGTCACCGGAACACAGCAAGGGCTGA
- the fdhD gene encoding formate dehydrogenase accessory sulfurtransferase FdhD, whose product MPADFVSATPVRRAVEVEVVSLKDHALTARRDRVAVEQALEIRVAGADPVITMRTPGNDLELAAGLLLSEGLVRNPADFHTLTQLVDQPDIVQVVLSGEGGEQGRVLQRSSLSNSACGVCGKSKLNLESMSGLPRLSEGEPVSAELLAALPARLREHQAVFDRTGGLHAAALFTLDGTLLALREDVGRHNAMDKLNGWALFEGKLPLTDRIVVLSGRASFELIQKCVMSRAAVVCAISAPSSYAVDLAEQTGITLVGFLREGRFNIYSHPERILSAVA is encoded by the coding sequence ATGCCCGCCGATTTTGTTTCTGCCACGCCGGTGCGCCGCGCGGTCGAAGTTGAGGTGGTGTCGCTGAAGGATCACGCCCTCACCGCTCGACGCGACCGGGTCGCCGTGGAGCAGGCACTGGAGATCCGCGTCGCAGGCGCTGATCCGGTGATCACCATGCGCACGCCGGGAAACGACCTGGAACTGGCGGCTGGACTGCTACTCAGCGAGGGGCTGGTGCGCAACCCGGCGGACTTTCACACGCTCACGCAGCTGGTGGACCAGCCCGACATCGTCCAGGTGGTCCTGTCCGGCGAGGGCGGTGAGCAGGGTCGGGTCCTGCAGCGTTCGTCGCTGTCGAACAGCGCCTGCGGAGTATGCGGCAAGAGCAAGTTGAATCTGGAGTCGATGAGCGGGCTGCCGCGCCTGTCAGAGGGAGAACCGGTCAGCGCCGAGCTGCTGGCAGCGCTGCCGGCTCGGTTGCGCGAGCATCAGGCCGTCTTCGATCGTACTGGAGGGCTGCATGCGGCCGCACTGTTCACCCTGGACGGGACACTCCTGGCGCTGCGCGAGGACGTTGGCCGACATAACGCGATGGACAAGCTCAACGGCTGGGCATTGTTCGAAGGCAAGCTACCGCTGACCGACCGCATCGTGGTGTTGAGCGGCCGGGCCAGTTTCGAACTGATTCAGAAATGCGTCATGTCGCGTGCGGCTGTCGTATGCGCCATTTCTGCTCCCAGCAGCTATGCGGTGGATCTGGCGGAACAGACAGGCATCACACTGGTGGGTTTCCTGCGCGAAGGGCGCTTCAATATCTACTCCCATCCGGAGCGGATACTGAGCGCTGTCGCCTAG